From the genome of Mucilaginibacter paludis DSM 18603:
CATCGCAGGTGATATAACTTTTGGATCAATTCAGCGCTATATTTTTCGCTCACCAGGTTGGTAACAATAAAGTTAAACCCTGCCCGCTCTTTGAATCCCTTACTGGTGGTACTGCCTTTCTTTTTATTGTACTTTTCAGTATTGGCTATCCGCCTTGCCTTGAGCTCTTCACTTACCGGTTCTATTATTATCCTTACCGGCATTTTATCAGCTCCGATATATACCTGTTGATCAAATACGCCGGTTATGCCTTGTAGTTTCGACAACTCTAACTTTTGGTATTGGTCGTCCTTTAATAGATAAATCGTTGTTTTCGGACATAATTTATTAATAAAGAAAGCTTTGACTTTGTTAATATTGTTCATATAACTCAAGTGAGTGTAACCCAGATCTCTCATATATAATACCCCCGGCTGAATTGATGCCTTGTCCAGATGACTCTCACCCTGGTCATTTGCGTTGGCCGGAGTTACTTTGATATCGCTTTTACCACTTTTGATTTCAAATTCAAATTGTACAGATGCTCCCGCTTTCATCCCACTTCCTTTTGTTCCGGGGAATGTCTCTGCAATAACTTCCGGCAACGCGAAACGGGTGGAATCTTTGATACGGATCTCCAACCCTTGTGTTTGTTCTTGCGGTAACTCAACTGCTATTAATTGCTCAAAAACGGCTTGTACAAATTTTGTCATATTGCTGTGATGTCTTTGATGCAATGCCTGCTTCGAAATATCAAGCCCATCCCTCCGCATTAACTGCATACTCATGCCGTTAAACGATTGATCTCCATCAAATAACGCCATATCCAATAGTTCCTTGCCTCCCACTTTTCGTTTGCGTTGTATAGCCTCTGTTTTACGGGCCAGGCCATCTAACACCGTTGGTTCAAATAGTTCCGAACTCATTCGCTCGAATAATGACTGCAATTTTGCAGTTCCGATTCTTGCTCTAAAAAAATTTTATCCCTTTTTTTTCTAAAGTTGACGGCTATGCCATTGGAACTGGGAGGCGGGTAAAATGGTTGACATATGGGCCTACTACAATAATGCCGACGAGGTGGAGCTTTTTTTAAATGGCAAATCGCTTGGCGTAAAAAGAAAAAAAGGCGACGACCTGCATGTGATGTGGCACGTCAAGTTTGAACCTGGAACTTTAAAAGCTATATCCCGGAAAAACGGGAAAATAGTTTTGGAGCGTGAAATAAAAACTGCCGGTATCCCTGCAAAAATCGAGTTGATAGCCGATAGGAAAAGTATCCTATCCAACGGAAACGATCTTTCGTTTGTAACCGCCCGGATAGTGGATAAGGATGGAAACATCGTTCCTTACGCTGATAATAAAATTAACTTTAAAATTGATGACGAAGCTGCTATTGCCGGTGTTGATAACGGCGATCCGCTTAGTCACGAGTCATTTAAATCCAACAGCCGCAATGCCTTTCATGGTTTAGCGCTGGCTATCATCCAGGCCCGGCTAAAGCCAGGCAGCGTAAATTTAACAGCCAGCTCTGCGGGCTTGGCGCCTGCTACTGTGCAAATTGTATTGCATCAGTAGAATTTAAATGTTTTAATACTTTTTTTATACAATTATAGTTTTAAAAATTTATATCAAATCTTAACCAATAAGTAATCAATTTTGGCTTTTTCTGTCTGTTTGAGTCGGTCGGAAAGTTAGAGTTGGATTATTTAGTTCATATTTTTATTGTAATTTTTAGTGTTTTTTTTGTTTGATTATTAACAAAAAAGCCCCATTGATGCTAATAATTCAACAAGAATGCAGAGCAGTAATGGAATCCTAAATTCAGGATGGGGCAGGACAGTTTTTATGATTTTTGTATATAATTTTAGCATTATATAGAAAGTGTTTATTTAACATTTACACTTACCGCTAACCGAAAACTAAAAAATTATGAGGAAATCTTTACGTAATTCACGTACGCAACAAGCGTATACCTATATTTTTAAGCACCATATTTTTAAGGCATACTCTTAAATCAAGTTTTAAATTTCGTGCATTAAAACTCCGAATACTTATTAGTTACTTGTTTTTTAACGGCGTGTTAACCAGCGCCGTATGAAATTCTGCATGACTAACTTTAGGTGTAATGGCTTTGCTATTTTCAATAATACATAAAAATTTTATTAAACCATGTATAAATTTATTAGGAATTTATTCTATTTATCAGTGCTGTTATTTGCTTTTACCAGTTGCCGGAAAAAAGCTTATGACGACTTTTACGGCCGTCCGGCCAGCTTAGCCCCACCAATTTACCAGGTGCTGCAAGCCAGGGGTAACTTTACCAACCTGCTGGCATGCATCGATAAGGCTGGCATGGCCGACCAGTTGAAAACCGCAGGGTACTGGACCATGTTTGCGCCCAATGATGATGCTTTTAAAAAGTATTTTGCCTTACGCGGCATAAGCGGTGTAGCACAGATAGATGCCGCCACAGCTACGCAAATAGTATCCTATAGTTTGGTGTATAATGCTGCCGCTACAGATCATATTTCGGATTATCAATCACCTACCGGTTACATTACTAACCAGGCGTTTAAACGCCGGACATCTTATCACGGCGGAATTTATACCGATACCGTACTTTTCACTGCGCAAGGTAAAACTGATCCTGTTGGCGGGCAAGTAATCAATGCGGTTGCAGCTAACCGGAATAACGGCTATCAATACGGCGATTTTAATAATAAATATATTACTTATTTTACAAATGCTTATTTAAGTACCCATGGCTTATCGGCCACCGATTATAACTATTTTTATCCTAATACCACCTACACGGGTTTCAATGTGGTGGATGGTGCTGTGGTAAATGCAGACATATCTGCTGAAAATGGTATAATCCATGAAATCAATTCGGTTATACTGCCACTCAAGAATCTTGAAAAATACCTGGCATCAAATGCCAATTACAGTCATTTTAAGCAAATATTCGATAAATATTTCGTTCAATATCAGCAAGATGTAAACGTTACGCATCAATACCAGGTACTTACCGGCAA
Proteins encoded in this window:
- a CDS encoding DUF4982 domain-containing protein, producing the protein MVDIWAYYNNADEVELFLNGKSLGVKRKKGDDLHVMWHVKFEPGTLKAISRKNGKIVLEREIKTAGIPAKIELIADRKSILSNGNDLSFVTARIVDKDGNIVPYADNKINFKIDDEAAIAGVDNGDPLSHESFKSNSRNAFHGLALAIIQARLKPGSVNLTASSAGLAPATVQIVLHQ
- a CDS encoding IS4 family transposase, with the translated sequence MSSELFEPTVLDGLARKTEAIQRKRKVGGKELLDMALFDGDQSFNGMSMQLMRRDGLDISKQALHQRHHSNMTKFVQAVFEQLIAVELPQEQTQGLEIRIKDSTRFALPEVIAETFPGTKGSGMKAGASVQFEFEIKSGKSDIKVTPANANDQGESHLDKASIQPGVLYMRDLGYTHLSYMNNINKVKAFFINKLCPKTTIYLLKDDQYQKLELSKLQGITGVFDQQVYIGADKMPVRIIIEPVSEELKARRIANTEKYNKKKGSTTSKGFKERAGFNFIVTNLVSEKYSAELIQKLYHLRWQIELVFKAWKSFLKIHTFPKGSSDRITSILYSKLIWAVLSWKICMAIGKIGQISVLKVHRLIASTKEELRAQLLGICSKWLALLEKLNLKHLSKEHRKHRLKIEEIVISI